aatgtatttgattatttataatgttataaatgtatttattatttataatgttataaatgtatttgattatttataatgttataaatgtatttgattatttataatgttataaatgtatttgattatttataatgttataaatgtatttgattatttataatgttataaatgtatttgattatttataatgttataaatgtatttattatttataatgttataaatgtatttgattatttataatgtataaatgtatattattatttataatgttataaatgtatttgattatttataatgttataaatgtatttgattatttataatgttataaatgtatttgattatttataatgttataaatgtatttgattatttataatgttatgaatgtatttgattatttataatgttatgaatgtatttgattatttataatgttataaatgtatttgattattttctgcttcagaactgaacaaggatttctgctgctccttgtgtccacgttcctctacaacccaaaatcagctccacaatcacatcaagagctgcaaccatgataaatatgagactctggtgaagattaagactgaacatgaggatctgacgcccaccagaagctccagtaatcagcaaacgtcctctggtactgtcagcattaacacctctctcagtcccacacaggaagaaaacgtctgctcacagtgtgggaagagcttcaggtgccTGAGTGCTCTCaagatacaccagcgcattcacactgaagtgAAGCTGTATCAatgctcacaatgtgggaagagttttattacacagagtaatcttaaagaacaccagcacattcacactggacaaaaaccgtatcagtgctcacagtgtgggaagagttttattacacagagtaatcttaaagaacaccagtgcattcacactggagagaaaccgtatcagtgctcacagtgtgggaagagttttaatagacagagtaatcttaaaatacaccagcgcattcacactggagagaaaccatatcaatgcttacagtgtggaaagagttttaatagacagagtgatcttaaaatacaccagcgcattcacactggagaaaaaccgtatcagtgctcacagtgtggaaagagttttaatagacagagtaatcttaaaatacaccagcgcattcacactgaagagaaaccatatcagtgcttacagtgtggaaagagttttaatagacagactgatgtcaaaaaacaccagcgcattcacactggagagaaaccgtatcaatgctcacagtgtggaaagagttttaatagacagagtgattttaaaatacaccagcgcattcacaccggagagaaaccgtatcagtgctcacagtgtggaaagagttttagttGTCAACGTTatctcaaagaacaccagcgcattcacactggagagaaaccatatcagtgctcaaagtgtggaaagagttttactcaacagagtaatctcaaattacaccagcgcattcacactggagagaaatcgtatcagtgctcacagtgtggaaagagttttattacacagagtaatcttaaaatacaccagcgcattcacactggagagaaaccgtatcagtgctcacagtgtggaaagagttttaatggacagagtaatctttaaacacaccagcgcattcacattttacagaaatgatgcttacagtgttggagctgctttgctcatttatcagcacttagacacaagtgtgactcatcagactcaccaaacaa
The sequence above is drawn from the Trichomycterus rosablanca isolate fTriRos1 chromosome 14, fTriRos1.hap1, whole genome shotgun sequence genome and encodes:
- the LOC134327025 gene encoding zinc finger protein 239-like, with the translated sequence MSRGPNVARRPYNAQVWLRVWKQFFSSDGQKPYQCSQCGKSFITQSNLKEHQCIHTGEKPYQCSQCGKSFNRQSNLKIHQRIHTGEKPYQCLQCGKSFNRQSDLKIHQRIHTGEKPYQCSQCGKSFNRQSNLKIHQRIHTEEKPYQCLQCGKSFNRQTDVKKHQRIHTGEKPYQCSQCGKSFNRQSDFKIHQRIHTGEKPYQCSQCGKSFSCQRYLKEHQRIHTGEKPYQCSKCGKSFTQQSNLKLHQRIHTGEKSYQCSQCGKSFITQSNLKIHQRIHTGE